From Flavobacterium sp. 102, a single genomic window includes:
- the smpB gene encoding SsrA-binding protein SmpB: MLKTINILNKRARFDYEIIETYTAGIVLTGTEIKSIRLGKANITEGFCEFHNGELFAINTQIDEYLYGNQFNHKAKSERKLLLNKRELKKLERAMDTKGLTIIPLKLFTNEKGMAKLDIGLCRGKKTYDKRESLKEQDTKRDIDRIKKEFK, encoded by the coding sequence ATGTTGAAAACGATAAACATACTTAACAAACGTGCAAGGTTCGATTACGAAATAATCGAAACTTACACAGCGGGTATTGTTTTAACTGGAACCGAAATCAAATCGATTCGTTTGGGTAAAGCCAATATTACAGAAGGATTTTGTGAATTTCACAACGGAGAATTATTTGCTATCAATACGCAAATTGATGAATACTTGTATGGTAATCAATTCAACCATAAAGCCAAAAGCGAACGCAAATTGTTGTTGAATAAACGCGAGTTAAAAAAACTCGAAAGAGCTATGGATACTAAGGGCTTGACCATTATTCCACTGAAGTTATTTACCAATGAAAAAGGAATGGCCAAATTGGATATCGGACTTTGCCGAGGAAAGAAAACCTATGACAAACGCGAAAGTTTAAAAGAACAAGATACGAAACGTGATATTGATCGTATTAAAAAAGAATTCAAATAA